A single Lactuca sativa cultivar Salinas chromosome 8, Lsat_Salinas_v11, whole genome shotgun sequence DNA region contains:
- the LOC111903806 gene encoding uncharacterized protein LOC111903806, whose amino-acid sequence MQTMKAATEMTTRGDVIMGTRLGKRRRTHSTKDEDSEAANLGIGSQGSFDICRKCGRTHSSIWNLGTKNQWKHNLNLDPKLPVKRIAKKNLAGVIGYISACTKVTPEVLFTMEGILKETSQREKRKATSSVTILDDDEDMEETQVQNAKARSVKEGKKKATSSVHPFFKKGINDPSQPTIKSAMQTKKRINYVDLAITMWFYDVCIPMNACNTPYFQHMIDKITSIGYGYKAPNYHALRVNLLSDTKKYVSLLIDSCRSQWIESGCTIMSDGWRDIMQLHLINLLFYCPKGISFLKSIDASDIESNTLNLCNLFAKIVEMVGQKNVVRIVTDNAANYKLAGNMLCERHTPITWSPCATRCLNLVLKDVLELDIVKSLVTLAYRVTVFVYTINGP is encoded by the exons ATGCAGACTATGAAAGCTGCTACTGAGATGACTACTAGGGGAGATGTTATTATGGGGACACGACTCGGAAAGAGAAGAAGGACTCATTCAACGAAGGATGAAGATTCTGAGGCTGCTAACTTGGGTATTGGAAGTCAAGGTAGCTTTGATATCTGCAGGAAGTGTGGGAGAACCCATAG TTCAATATGGAATCTAGGGACAAAGAACCAATGGAAACATAATCTTAATCTCGATCCAAAACTTCCGGTCAAACGAAT AGCTAAGAAAAATCTTGCTGGTGTTATTGGTTACATATCAGCTTGTACTAAAGTAACTCCAGAAGTTCTTTTTACAATGGAAGGTATTTTGAAAGAAACATCACAAAGGGAAAAACGTAAAGCTACATCAAGTGTTACTATCTTGGATGACGATGAAGATATGGAAGAAACACAAGTTCAAAATGCCAAAGCACGATCTGTTAAAGAGGGGAAAAAGAAAGCTACATCAAGTGTTCATCCTTTCTTTAAAAAAGGTATAAATGATCCTTCTCAACCCACTATTAAATCTGCCATGCAAACTAAGAAAAGAATAAATTATGTGGATTTAGCTATTACAATGTGGTTCTATGATGTATGTATACCTATGAATGCTTGTAACACTCCATATTTTCAACATATGATAGATAAAATAACAAGTATTGGTTATGGGTACAAAGCACCTAATTATCATGCTCTGAGGGTAAACTTATTGTCAGATACAAAGAAATATGTTTCGTTGTTAATTGATTCATGCAGAAGTCAGTGGATTGAAAGTGGTTGCACGATTATGAGTGATGGGTGGAGGGATATTATGCAACTCCATTTGATTAATTTATTGTTTTATTGTCCTAAAGGGATATCATTTCTTAAATCCATTGATGCATCTGATATAGAGAGCAATACATTGAATTTGTGTAATTTGTTTGCTAAGATTGTTGAGATGGTAGGGCAAAAGAATGTGGTACGAATTGTTACTGACAATGCTGCCAACTACAAACTTGCTGGTAATATGCTATGTGAAAGACATACTCCTATTACTTGGTCTCCATGTGCAACACGTTGTCTTAATCTTGTATTAAAGGATGTTTTAGAATTGGATATTGTGAAAAGTTTGGTCACTCTTGCATATAGGGTTACTGTTTTTGTCTATACCATAAATGGCCCTTGA